A window of Castanea sativa cultivar Marrone di Chiusa Pesio chromosome 1, ASM4071231v1 contains these coding sequences:
- the LOC142622481 gene encoding WUSCHEL-related homeobox 4 codes for MGSMKVHQFARGLWEHEPSLTLGCKRLRPLAPKLANTDTSGVTAFDLKSFIRPESGPRKLGSSEDKDKRDPPQVETHPGGTRWNPTQEQIGILEMLYRGGMRTPNAQQIEQITAQLGKYGKIEGKNVFYWFQNHKARERQKQKRNSLGLSHCPRTPTAITTITLDTRGELEREEDSPYKRKCRSWGFETLEEEEEEERRSCKEEGDRTLELFPLHPESR; via the exons ATGGGAAGCATGAAGGTGCATCAGTTCGCACGTGGACTCTGGGAGCACGAACCATCCCTCACGCTTGGCTGCAAGCGCTTACGCCCTCTTGCTCCCAAGCTGGCCAACACAGACACTTCTGGTGTCACTGCTTTCGATCTCAAGAGCTTCATCAGACCTGAAAGTGGACCCAGAAAACTCGGTTCCTCTGAAGACAAAGACAAGAGAGATCCACCTCAG GTGGAAACACACCCAGGAGGGACACGATGGAATCCAACACAAGAACAAATAGGCATATTGGAGATGCTGTATAGGGGAGGAATGCGAACTCCTAATGCACAACAGATAGAACAAATCACTGCCCAGCTTGGGAAGTACGGCAAGATTGAAGGGAAGAATGTGTTTTATTGGTTCCAAAATCACAAAGCGCGCGAGAGGCAGAAGCAGAAGCGCAACAGTCTTGGTCTTAGTCATTGTCCAAGAACCCCGACTGCCATTACCACCATTACTTTGGACACAAGG GGGGAATTGGAAAGAGAGGAAGATAGTCCATACAAAAGAAAGTGCAGGAGCTGGGGATTTGAAAccttagaagaagaagaagaagaagaaagaagatcaTGTAAAGAGGAGGGAGATAGAACTCTAGAGCTGTTCCCATTACATCCGGAAAGCAGATGA